In the Candidatus Electrothrix sp. GW3-4 genome, one interval contains:
- a CDS encoding TusE/DsrC/DsvC family sulfur relay protein, translating into MASIEHNGITYEVDYDGFLLNGSEEWDDNWVDYVKGIEGINDITDEHQKVIVALQEYYKKNGIPPMHDIICSKVTGFPLKKIYELFPSGPIKGARKMAGLPQINPSTI; encoded by the coding sequence ATGGCATCTATTGAGCACAATGGTATCACCTATGAGGTTGATTATGACGGTTTCCTGTTGAACGGTTCTGAGGAATGGGACGATAACTGGGTTGATTACGTAAAGGGTATTGAAGGTATCAACGACATAACCGATGAGCATCAGAAAGTTATTGTCGCTCTGCAGGAATACTACAAGAAGAATGGTATTCCCCCCATGCACGATATTATTTGTTCCAAGGTTACAGGGTTCCCGTTGAAGAAAATCTACGAGCTGTTCCCGTCAGGGCCTATTAAAGGAGCCCGTAAAATGGCTGGGTTACCCCAAATTAATCCCTCTACTATCTGA
- a CDS encoding DEAD/DEAH box helicase family protein, with protein sequence MVPNKTPEQVARDNIDDLLKAAGWQVQDKNRINLHEGKGQAVREYQTAAGPADYVLFVNKKPVAVIEAKRASKAENITTVEEQSAGYASGQLKWVGKNEPLPFLYQSTGIITRFTDNRDPKPRSREVFTFHRPETLQEWAEQGEGLRARLTQIPLLNPFQLPPKELDLRDCQESAISNLEESFKLDKPRALIQMATGAGKTYTAITAMYRILKHAKGKRILFLVDTKNLGEQAEQEMLTFTPQDDNRKFTELYAVQRLKSGNVPKDAQVCISTIQRMYSILRGEELDEALEERNPAEQQTKPKEPMPVAYNPKVPIEFFDFIFIDECHRSIYNLWQQVLDYFDAYLIGLTATPDNRTYGFFKQNVVSEYTHEKAVADGVNVGNEVYFIDTRISQQGAQLRARQQVELREKRTRKGRWQEQDEDEAYSAKQLDRDIVNPSQIRTVIRAFKNSLPEIFPGRDEVPKTLIFAKTDSHADDIIQTLRDEFGEGNAFCKKVTYKAAQDRKDKAGKIIQQGEAAKSILSQFRNDYNPRIAVTVDMIATGTDVKPLECLLFMRDVKSKNYFEQMKGRGTRTLEHDDLRKVTPSARSAKTHYVIVDAIGVTKSLKTASQPLITKPSVPLKDLAMGVMMGTSDTDTVSSLAGRLARLNKQLDAEDQARIEKAAGGVELPRIINDLFDAIDADRVEAKALDLARQPAGTDPGDEKRQEAQAELVSAAADVFTGDLIELIDSIRREKEQKIDHDNLDEVLRAEWGKDSAENAQHLVEDFAAYIEEQKDTLDALEIFYDQPQRRRKITYDMIQEVLDTLKADRPALAPLRIWNAYSQLDDYQGKQPINELTALVALIRRVCHIDSSLSPYDGTVRRNFQDWVMKHHAGAGEKFNEEQMQWLQMIRDHIISSFHFERDDLEMAPFDSQGGLGKMYQLFGDGMDGLIDEMNEGLAA encoded by the coding sequence ATGGTGCCCAATAAAACCCCGGAACAGGTCGCCCGCGACAACATCGACGACCTGCTCAAGGCCGCAGGCTGGCAGGTCCAGGATAAAAACAGGATCAATCTGCATGAGGGCAAAGGCCAGGCTGTCAGGGAATATCAAACCGCAGCTGGTCCAGCTGACTATGTCCTGTTCGTGAACAAAAAGCCTGTCGCGGTTATTGAGGCCAAGCGGGCCAGCAAGGCTGAGAATATCACCACGGTAGAAGAACAGAGCGCAGGCTACGCCAGTGGCCAACTCAAATGGGTCGGCAAAAACGAGCCCTTGCCCTTCCTCTACCAGAGCACTGGCATCATTACCCGTTTCACTGATAATCGAGATCCGAAACCGCGTTCCCGCGAGGTCTTCACCTTTCATCGTCCTGAAACCCTCCAGGAATGGGCTGAGCAGGGAGAGGGCCTCAGAGCCCGTCTGACCCAGATCCCCTTGCTCAATCCCTTCCAACTTCCACCCAAGGAGCTGGATCTGCGCGACTGTCAGGAATCGGCGATCAGCAACCTTGAGGAATCCTTCAAACTGGATAAACCCAGGGCTCTGATCCAGATGGCCACCGGCGCAGGCAAGACCTATACCGCTATCACGGCCATGTACCGGATCCTCAAGCATGCCAAAGGCAAGCGCATCCTCTTTCTGGTGGATACCAAGAATCTGGGCGAACAGGCCGAGCAGGAAATGCTCACCTTCACCCCGCAGGATGACAACCGCAAGTTCACCGAGCTTTACGCAGTACAGCGCCTGAAAAGTGGCAATGTGCCCAAGGATGCCCAGGTCTGTATCAGCACTATTCAGCGTATGTACTCCATCCTCAGAGGTGAAGAGCTGGATGAGGCCCTGGAGGAACGCAATCCGGCCGAACAGCAGACCAAGCCCAAAGAGCCCATGCCGGTTGCCTATAATCCCAAGGTGCCGATCGAGTTTTTCGACTTCATCTTTATCGATGAATGCCACCGCTCCATCTACAACCTCTGGCAGCAGGTGCTGGATTATTTTGACGCCTACCTGATCGGCTTGACCGCCACCCCGGATAATCGTACCTACGGCTTTTTCAAGCAAAATGTGGTCAGTGAGTACACCCATGAAAAGGCCGTGGCTGATGGGGTTAACGTGGGTAATGAGGTCTATTTCATCGACACCAGGATCTCACAACAGGGCGCACAGCTGCGAGCCAGGCAGCAGGTAGAGCTGCGGGAAAAGAGGACCCGCAAGGGGCGTTGGCAGGAACAGGACGAAGACGAGGCCTATTCTGCCAAGCAGTTGGACCGGGATATTGTCAATCCAAGCCAGATCAGAACGGTGATCCGGGCCTTTAAAAACAGCCTGCCGGAGATCTTTCCCGGTCGTGATGAGGTTCCCAAGACCCTGATCTTTGCCAAGACCGACAGCCATGCCGATGATATTATTCAGACCCTGCGGGATGAATTTGGGGAAGGCAATGCCTTTTGCAAGAAGGTCACCTATAAGGCGGCTCAGGATAGGAAAGACAAAGCGGGCAAGATCATCCAGCAAGGCGAAGCAGCGAAATCCATCCTTTCCCAGTTCCGCAACGACTATAATCCCCGCATCGCGGTGACCGTGGACATGATCGCCACCGGCACTGATGTCAAGCCGCTGGAGTGTCTGCTCTTTATGCGGGATGTTAAGAGCAAAAACTACTTTGAGCAGATGAAAGGCCGGGGAACCCGGACCCTGGAGCATGACGACCTGCGTAAGGTCACGCCCTCGGCCAGGAGTGCCAAGACCCACTATGTTATTGTCGATGCCATTGGTGTCACCAAGTCCCTCAAGACTGCCAGTCAGCCGCTCATCACCAAGCCCTCGGTTCCTCTCAAGGATCTGGCAATGGGCGTGATGATGGGCACCAGCGATACGGACACGGTCAGTTCTCTGGCTGGTCGTCTGGCACGTTTAAATAAGCAACTGGATGCAGAGGATCAGGCCAGAATCGAAAAGGCCGCCGGAGGTGTGGAGCTGCCCCGGATTATCAACGACCTGTTTGATGCCATTGACGCGGATCGGGTCGAAGCCAAGGCCCTGGATCTGGCCAGGCAGCCTGCGGGAACAGATCCTGGAGATGAGAAGCGGCAAGAGGCCCAGGCAGAGCTCGTCAGTGCGGCAGCCGATGTCTTTACCGGCGATTTGATAGAGCTGATTGACTCCATCAGGAGAGAAAAGGAGCAGAAAATCGACCACGATAACCTGGATGAAGTGCTCCGGGCTGAGTGGGGCAAGGATTCGGCAGAGAACGCCCAGCACTTGGTTGAGGATTTTGCCGCGTATATTGAGGAGCAGAAAGATACCCTGGATGCTCTGGAGATCTTTTATGATCAGCCCCAGCGTCGAAGAAAGATCACTTACGACATGATCCAGGAGGTGCTGGATACGCTCAAGGCGGACAGGCCCGCCCTTGCGCCCCTGCGCATCTGGAATGCCTACAGCCAGCTGGATGATTATCAGGGCAAGCAACCCATAAATGAGTTGACCGCACTGGTTGCCTTAATCCGCCGAGTCTGTCATATTGATTCGTCTTTATCACCCTATGATGGAACGGTGCGCAGGAATTTTCAGGATTGGGTGATGAAGCACCATGCTGGTGCTGGTGAGAAGTTCAATGAGGAGCAGATGCAGTGGTTGCAGATGATCCGGGATCATATTATCAGCTCGTTTCATTTTGAGCGGGATGATCTGGAGATGGCACCGTTTGATAGTCAGGGAGGGTTGGGGAAGATGTATCAGTTGTTTGGGGATGGGATGGATGGGTTGATTGATGAGATGAATGAGGGGCTTGCCGCTTGA
- a CDS encoding class I SAM-dependent DNA methyltransferase, producing MNAETLISKVWSFCTTLRDDGVGYGDYLEQLTYLIFLKMADEYRRPPYKRDVGIPEEFTWNSLRSKKGAELEGHYITLLRELGMKKGMLGQIFTKSQNKIQDPAKLSRLVEMVNDTDWVMLDADTKGTIYEGLLEKNAEDTKSGAGQYFTPRSLIKAMVACMRPEPMQTIADPACGTGGFFLSAYDHLIGNHKLDKKQKAFLKFATFSGNEIVSNTRRMCLMNMFLHNIGEIDGESAVSANDALIAPPAYTVDMVLANPPFGKKSSMTFTNQEGEQEKDDLTYNRQDFWATTSNKQVNFVQHIRSMLKSTGRAAVVVPDNVLFEGGAGETVRKKLMETTELHTILRLPTGIFYANGVKANVLFFDNRPAQKEPWTKEVWFYDYRTNIHHTLKKKPLRLEHLQDFIACYSPENRHKREATWDAATNPEGRWRKYVYNDIIARDKISLDIFWLKDKSLADLDNLPEPEDLAAEIIENIEAGLQSFREVAVGLSVISTSTEG from the coding sequence ATGAACGCCGAAACCCTTATTTCCAAAGTCTGGAGTTTCTGTACCACCCTCAGGGATGATGGCGTCGGCTATGGCGACTACCTGGAACAACTGACCTATCTCATCTTCCTGAAAATGGCGGATGAATACCGCAGGCCCCCCTATAAGCGCGATGTCGGTATCCCGGAGGAGTTCACCTGGAACAGCCTGCGCAGCAAAAAGGGCGCAGAGCTGGAAGGGCATTATATTACCCTGCTCCGGGAGCTGGGCATGAAGAAGGGCATGCTCGGCCAGATCTTCACCAAATCCCAGAACAAGATTCAGGACCCGGCCAAGCTCTCCCGCCTGGTGGAGATGGTCAATGACACCGATTGGGTCATGCTGGATGCCGATACCAAGGGCACCATCTACGAAGGGCTTCTGGAAAAGAACGCCGAAGACACCAAGTCCGGCGCTGGTCAGTATTTCACCCCGCGCTCCCTGATCAAGGCCATGGTCGCCTGTATGCGCCCGGAACCCATGCAGACCATTGCCGACCCTGCCTGCGGTACCGGCGGCTTTTTCCTTTCTGCCTATGATCACCTGATCGGCAATCATAAGCTCGATAAAAAGCAGAAGGCCTTTCTCAAGTTTGCAACCTTTAGCGGCAATGAGATCGTCTCCAATACCCGCCGCATGTGCCTGATGAACATGTTTCTCCACAACATCGGCGAAATTGATGGCGAGAGTGCGGTGAGCGCCAACGACGCCCTGATTGCTCCTCCCGCCTACACCGTGGATATGGTGCTGGCCAATCCGCCCTTTGGTAAAAAGAGCAGCATGACCTTTACCAACCAGGAAGGGGAACAGGAGAAAGACGACCTGACCTATAACCGCCAGGATTTCTGGGCCACCACCTCCAACAAGCAGGTCAACTTTGTCCAGCACATCCGCTCCATGCTCAAATCCACAGGTCGGGCCGCTGTGGTGGTCCCTGATAACGTCCTCTTTGAAGGCGGGGCTGGGGAAACCGTGCGCAAGAAGCTCATGGAGACCACAGAACTCCACACCATTTTGCGGCTGCCCACTGGTATCTTTTACGCCAACGGGGTCAAGGCCAATGTCCTCTTTTTCGATAACCGCCCGGCCCAGAAAGAGCCCTGGACCAAGGAGGTGTGGTTCTACGATTACCGCACTAATATTCACCACACCCTGAAGAAAAAGCCCCTGCGCCTGGAGCATCTTCAGGACTTTATTGCCTGCTATAGCCCGGAAAACCGTCATAAGCGAGAAGCAACCTGGGATGCTGCAACCAACCCCGAGGGGCGGTGGCGGAAGTACGTCTATAATGATATCATCGCCAGAGACAAAATCAGCCTGGATATCTTCTGGCTCAAGGATAAATCCCTGGCCGACCTGGACAACCTGCCTGAGCCGGAAGATCTGGCCGCAGAGATTATCGAAAACATTGAAGCAGGGTTGCAGAGTTTCCGGGAAGTTGCTGTTGGTTTAAGCGTAATTAGCACATCCACAGAGGGGTAG
- a CDS encoding restriction endonuclease subunit S — translation MKDKNITLGDISDTDINRSGPSGAEFVYVDISSVDRSSKTIINPKKLKTSKAPSRAKQHLKSGDVLVSMTRPNLNAVALVPPTLTGAIGSTGFHVLRSKWVEPKFIFYLVQSREFIDDMSLRVQGALYPAVRPADISSFFLPPFSLSYQRSVVARLEELFSELDKGIESLKTAREQLKVYRQALLKHAFEGKLTEQWRKDNADKLKTADQLLERIKQEREARYQQQLEAWKVAVKLWEVGGKEGKKPRKPAGFKELPPIDETELDVLPELPQTWIYRRLAEIAQIGSGMSVSRNRKLNKPVEVPYLRVANVQRGSLALDEVKTMLIEEGQLEALLLEKWDVLFNEGGDRDKLGRGWIWESQIERCITQNHVFRATTYLGGEVHSKFVSHWGNTYGQNYFDKGGKQTTNLASINKTVLSMFPIPVPSEEEQEQIIKELEEKMSTLDSFEMDIDTSLTKSEALRQSILKKAFSGQLVPQDPNDEPASVLLERIAKEKEAAAVKAKKAKTVKKRTKKGCT, via the coding sequence ATGAAGGATAAGAATATTACCTTGGGCGATATTTCCGATACTGATATTAATCGCAGCGGGCCTTCTGGTGCCGAGTTTGTTTATGTCGATATTAGCAGTGTAGATCGATCTTCTAAAACTATTATCAACCCAAAAAAATTAAAAACTTCAAAAGCTCCAAGTCGAGCAAAACAGCACTTGAAAAGTGGCGATGTTCTAGTTTCTATGACTCGTCCGAATCTCAATGCTGTCGCTCTGGTTCCCCCAACGTTAACCGGTGCAATTGGCTCAACAGGCTTTCATGTTTTACGCTCAAAATGGGTAGAACCTAAATTCATATTTTATCTTGTTCAGTCCCGTGAATTCATTGATGACATGAGTCTGAGAGTTCAGGGTGCATTGTATCCAGCAGTACGACCAGCCGACATTTCTTCCTTCTTCCTTCCTCCTTTTTCCTTGAGCTATCAGCGAAGCGTAGTAGCTCGCCTCGAAGAACTCTTCTCCGAGCTGGATAAAGGCATCGAAAGCCTGAAGACCGCGCGGGAGCAACTCAAGGTCTATCGTCAGGCATTGCTTAAACATGCCTTTGAAGGCAAACTCACCGAACAATGGCGGAAAGACAACGCGGATAAGCTGAAAACAGCGGACCAGCTTTTGGAACGCATCAAGCAAGAGCGCGAAGCTCGCTATCAGCAACAACTGGAAGCATGGAAAGTAGCGGTTAAGCTGTGGGAGGTTGGTGGGAAGGAGGGGAAGAAGCCGAGGAAACCAGCCGGTTTCAAGGAGCTTCCACCAATTGACGAAACTGAGCTTGATGTTTTGCCAGAGTTACCTCAAACTTGGATATATCGTCGTTTGGCAGAAATTGCGCAAATTGGCTCTGGCATGTCAGTCAGCAGGAACAGAAAACTCAATAAGCCTGTGGAGGTTCCATATTTACGAGTAGCGAATGTTCAGCGGGGTAGCCTTGCACTTGATGAAGTGAAGACCATGCTGATAGAAGAAGGACAACTTGAAGCTCTCTTACTGGAAAAGTGGGATGTACTTTTTAATGAGGGCGGAGATAGAGACAAATTAGGTAGAGGCTGGATCTGGGAATCACAAATTGAGAGATGTATCACTCAGAATCATGTGTTCAGAGCCACTACCTATCTTGGTGGTGAGGTTCATTCAAAATTTGTTTCTCATTGGGGAAACACTTATGGTCAGAACTATTTTGATAAAGGTGGTAAGCAAACCACTAATCTGGCGTCTATCAACAAGACTGTCTTGAGCATGTTTCCGATTCCAGTTCCTTCAGAAGAGGAACAGGAGCAAATCATTAAAGAGCTTGAAGAAAAGATGTCTACACTGGATTCATTCGAGATGGATATAGATACATCTCTCACAAAATCCGAAGCCCTTCGCCAATCCATCCTCAAAAAAGCCTTCTCCGGCCAACTGGTCCCCCAAGACCCCAACGACGAACCCGCCTCCGTCCTGCTAGAACGCATCGCCAAAGAAAAGGAAGCAGCCGCAGTCAAGGCCAAAAAAGCCAAGACCGTGAAGAAGAGAACGAAAAAAGGATGTACATGA
- a CDS encoding 3'-5' exonuclease, translating to MNVASEMGERYLQRPTKEQMRDLPLFRGISLDNIVVVQDGEGAEQAIKELKEAPCLGFDTESKPCFRKGEVSKGPHLIQLANESKAFLFPTRFLPAITLLDKILSDPHIKKVGFGLAGDAKILQRKFGINLFNTQDLSVKLKSHFRLKQRVGIKAAVAMVFQQRLAKSAQTSNWAAFPLQEHQLKYAANDAYASLCIDLEINKKL from the coding sequence ATGAACGTAGCTTCAGAAATGGGAGAAAGGTATTTGCAGCGTCCAACCAAAGAGCAGATGAGGGACTTACCGTTATTTAGAGGTATCAGCCTTGATAATATTGTTGTTGTGCAAGACGGAGAAGGTGCGGAACAGGCGATAAAAGAACTTAAAGAGGCTCCATGTCTCGGGTTTGATACGGAAAGTAAGCCATGTTTTCGTAAAGGAGAAGTGAGTAAAGGTCCGCATCTTATTCAACTTGCCAATGAATCAAAGGCCTTTTTGTTTCCGACAAGGTTTTTGCCCGCAATTACATTATTAGACAAAATATTGAGTGATCCTCATATAAAGAAAGTTGGTTTTGGTCTTGCTGGTGATGCTAAGATCCTGCAAAGAAAGTTTGGTATCAACTTGTTCAATACACAGGATTTGTCTGTAAAATTAAAAAGTCACTTTCGATTAAAACAACGCGTCGGTATCAAGGCAGCTGTCGCAATGGTCTTTCAGCAACGTTTAGCAAAAAGTGCTCAAACCTCAAACTGGGCCGCATTTCCGCTTCAGGAGCATCAACTGAAATATGCTGCAAATGATGCCTATGCTTCGTTATGTATTGATTTGGAAATTAATAAGAAATTGTAG
- a CDS encoding Fic family protein — MKEFLTFKSGKFYFNHEYDATQVESLLVRATVLNETIVNLPILPELASRLEPEIMYSSIAGTAAIEGNPCTREDVEKIAQGEEVAVYTKKDQQEIRNLITAYNFLASIEPSSEPFLVTEEIICKLHKMITNDVADENNRPGKYRNGIVYVGDKAHGGVYTPPKILEDIKNLMREYTGWINSEAVLQTNPFIRASLAHYYFATIHPFWDGNGRTARLLEALILQSVHIKYAPRELSNYYYRNVDEYYIAFSKSIKLKKDPSPFLTFSLKASVDSLERIKETILAFITKCTLKDFYRSEKQNKRLTARQFELMDILLDHPVSFSLKDLQERKPFSILYRGVTTQTARRDIKRLLAQNLLIPDGEKKYVLNFRVLG; from the coding sequence ATGAAAGAATTTCTCACCTTCAAATCAGGCAAATTTTATTTCAATCATGAGTATGACGCGACTCAAGTCGAAAGCCTGTTGGTCAGAGCCACCGTACTCAATGAAACCATTGTCAACTTACCTATTTTACCGGAACTGGCCTCGCGGTTAGAGCCGGAGATTATGTACAGCTCCATTGCCGGAACAGCGGCCATTGAAGGTAATCCCTGCACAAGAGAAGATGTGGAAAAAATTGCCCAAGGGGAAGAAGTTGCCGTCTATACCAAAAAAGATCAGCAGGAAATCAGGAATCTTATCACAGCCTACAACTTCCTCGCAAGCATTGAGCCCTCTTCTGAGCCTTTTCTTGTAACGGAAGAGATTATTTGCAAACTCCACAAAATGATAACCAACGATGTAGCGGATGAGAATAACAGACCGGGCAAGTACAGAAACGGAATTGTCTATGTTGGCGACAAGGCCCACGGAGGTGTATATACCCCGCCAAAAATCCTTGAGGACATCAAAAATCTGATGAGGGAGTACACAGGCTGGATAAACAGCGAGGCAGTGCTGCAAACAAACCCCTTTATCAGGGCCTCACTTGCTCATTATTATTTTGCCACCATTCACCCCTTTTGGGACGGTAACGGCAGGACAGCCCGACTGCTGGAAGCGCTTATCCTCCAGTCTGTCCATATTAAATACGCTCCCCGCGAGCTCTCCAATTATTATTACAGAAACGTTGACGAATACTATATCGCCTTTTCAAAAAGCATCAAATTAAAGAAAGATCCGAGCCCTTTTCTCACATTTTCCCTCAAAGCCTCTGTGGACAGTCTGGAACGTATCAAAGAAACCATCCTCGCCTTTATAACCAAATGTACACTTAAGGATTTTTACCGATCAGAAAAACAAAACAAGCGACTCACCGCACGCCAGTTTGAACTCATGGATATTTTACTGGACCATCCTGTCAGCTTTTCCCTGAAGGATCTCCAGGAGCGGAAACCATTTTCCATCCTCTACCGTGGTGTGACCACCCAGACAGCACGACGTGATATCAAAAGACTCCTCGCGCAAAACTTGCTCATCCCGGACGGAGAAAAAAAGTATGTGCTCAATTTTCGGGTCTTAGGCTAA
- a CDS encoding four helix bundle protein — MEEGRGKKEEFVDLRQRTKAFALRVIRLYVSLPKRTEAQVIGKQLLRSGTSVGANYREAYRARSKAEYISTVGISLREVEETGYWFELLVEAGIVPENKLRSLQQECGELTAIFVSSIKKAKRSSSRGGAE, encoded by the coding sequence ATGGAAGAAGGTAGAGGGAAGAAGGAAGAATTTGTCGATCTTCGCCAGCGAACCAAAGCGTTTGCCCTTCGAGTTATTCGTTTATACGTCAGCTTGCCCAAAAGGACAGAAGCGCAAGTCATTGGCAAACAGTTATTGCGTTCAGGGACTTCCGTTGGTGCGAATTATCGGGAAGCTTATCGCGCAAGAAGTAAGGCGGAATATATTTCTACTGTTGGAATTTCGTTGAGAGAAGTTGAAGAGACCGGGTATTGGTTTGAGCTGCTGGTTGAGGCAGGTATTGTTCCTGAAAATAAATTACGTTCTTTGCAGCAGGAGTGCGGGGAGCTAACGGCAATTTTTGTTTCTTCGATTAAAAAGGCGAAAAGAAGTAGCAGCCGGGGTGGAGCTGAATGA
- a CDS encoding SPFH domain-containing protein, with product MNVQVREQGNKFWKFIRMIARVAGNGGRKRGRLQQTILLLLPLFYVMIGFVSIDKGQVGIVFAKFGSKPAVAERFIVEEGEQGYRREVLMPGMHFYWLLEPLWKYTIKEEPFTTIQTGMIGVVNAKDGYPMRPGQILADSDSYEEVTEDGRKIKKFKMGQKGPRLEVLKPGSYPINTAYLEIKPFPSVQIPEGSLGVLTRLYGDEPPQGTILVSKESEFRGIIREVLQPGTYYINPQAYKHEIVEAVKIDKGQVGVVTKRVGKVPPEGTILVDANDAFQGIQKQVLQPGMYYINPYEKSLRIEDAVFVPDGHVGVQIAKTGIAKPVDQLLAKEGERGIQEDTLPPGLYYLNPYATQVVNIDIRQQRYEMTYLEGQGDTQQNDAIVFYSDDGFEIAIDVTVLFQVLPHDAPYVVATIGRDVQDIKEKIIRPQARSYARILGSRYKGEDFVHGATRETFQNDIHKELKVKTLESRVQMNQALVRHFEVPAQLRQPITDKVIALKMQEKFEQEQKTQQANADLAREKEKVNFESAKVVAETKKVKAIISAEEERAVEEINVAKKEFIAQGEAKKIQIGADAALYEKEKEATGILALGKAKAEAKKLELAAYQGQGGQRFAEVEKAKALGSGIEKIYYIPSDMSINAIAKDFENAITVGLPDNKK from the coding sequence ATGAACGTTCAGGTGCGGGAACAGGGAAACAAATTCTGGAAATTCATCCGGATGATCGCTCGGGTTGCCGGAAATGGCGGCAGGAAAAGGGGGCGCTTGCAACAGACGATCCTCCTCCTCCTGCCGCTGTTCTATGTCATGATCGGCTTTGTCTCCATCGACAAAGGGCAGGTCGGGATTGTCTTTGCCAAATTTGGCAGCAAACCGGCGGTGGCTGAACGCTTTATCGTTGAGGAGGGGGAACAGGGCTATCGGCGGGAGGTGCTTATGCCGGGCATGCATTTCTACTGGCTTCTGGAGCCGCTTTGGAAATATACGATCAAGGAGGAACCCTTCACCACCATCCAGACCGGCATGATCGGGGTGGTCAATGCCAAGGACGGGTATCCCATGCGACCCGGTCAGATCCTTGCCGACTCAGACAGCTATGAAGAGGTCACTGAGGACGGGCGCAAGATCAAGAAATTTAAGATGGGCCAGAAAGGTCCACGCCTGGAGGTTCTCAAACCGGGCAGCTACCCGATCAATACCGCTTATCTGGAGATAAAGCCCTTTCCGTCAGTGCAGATCCCCGAGGGGAGTCTCGGCGTGCTGACCAGGCTGTACGGTGATGAACCGCCCCAGGGGACCATTCTGGTCTCCAAGGAGAGTGAATTCCGGGGGATCATCCGCGAGGTCTTACAGCCGGGTACCTATTACATCAATCCCCAGGCCTATAAACACGAGATCGTCGAGGCGGTGAAGATTGACAAGGGCCAGGTTGGGGTAGTCACCAAGCGGGTGGGTAAGGTGCCGCCGGAGGGAACTATCCTGGTGGATGCCAATGATGCGTTTCAGGGTATCCAGAAGCAGGTTCTGCAGCCAGGTATGTATTACATCAATCCCTATGAAAAATCTCTGCGCATAGAAGATGCGGTCTTTGTCCCGGATGGGCATGTGGGGGTGCAGATCGCCAAGACCGGGATCGCCAAACCCGTGGATCAGCTCTTGGCCAAGGAGGGGGAACGGGGCATCCAGGAGGATACCCTGCCACCGGGCCTCTATTATCTCAATCCCTATGCCACCCAGGTGGTGAACATTGATATCCGCCAGCAGCGTTATGAGATGACCTATCTGGAAGGCCAGGGCGACACCCAGCAGAACGATGCCATTGTTTTTTACTCGGATGACGGCTTTGAGATTGCCATTGACGTAACCGTGCTCTTTCAGGTCCTGCCCCATGATGCCCCCTATGTGGTGGCCACCATCGGTCGGGATGTCCAGGATATCAAAGAGAAGATTATCCGTCCCCAGGCCCGTTCCTATGCCCGAATCCTCGGTTCCCGGTACAAGGGCGAGGATTTTGTCCACGGCGCGACCCGGGAGACCTTTCAGAACGACATCCATAAGGAGCTGAAGGTCAAGACCCTGGAGAGCAGGGTCCAGATGAATCAGGCCCTGGTCCGCCATTTCGAGGTCCCGGCCCAGTTGCGTCAACCTATCACCGATAAGGTCATTGCCCTGAAGATGCAGGAAAAGTTCGAGCAGGAGCAGAAGACCCAGCAGGCCAATGCTGATCTGGCCCGGGAAAAGGAAAAGGTCAACTTTGAGTCTGCCAAGGTGGTGGCCGAGACCAAGAAGGTCAAGGCGATCATCAGTGCTGAGGAAGAACGGGCGGTTGAGGAGATCAACGTGGCCAAGAAGGAGTTCATCGCCCAGGGTGAGGCCAAGAAGATTCAGATCGGTGCGGATGCGGCCCTCTATGAAAAGGAAAAAGAGGCAACCGGTATCCTGGCCTTAGGTAAGGCCAAGGCAGAGGCTAAGAAATTGGAACTGGCCGCCTATCAGGGGCAGGGCGGACAGCGTTTTGCCGAGGTGGAAAAGGCCAAGGCGCTGGGCAGCGGTATTGAGAAAATCTATTATATTCCCTCTGATATGAGCATCAATGCCATTGCCAAGGACTTTGAAAACGCGATTACGGTGGGACTGCCGGATAATAAGAAGTAA
- a CDS encoding YwbE family protein, whose protein sequence is MDGNNRSDIEPGLAVKIVLKKDQRSGRLTEGVVKDILTNSSFHPHGIKVRLESGDVGRVKEI, encoded by the coding sequence ATGGATGGCAATAATCGTTCAGATATTGAGCCAGGTTTAGCAGTGAAGATTGTTCTTAAGAAAGACCAAAGATCTGGTCGTCTCACAGAAGGGGTTGTCAAAGATATATTGACCAATTCCTCATTTCATCCGCATGGCATCAAAGTTCGGCTGGAAAGCGGAGACGTTGGAAGAGTAAAGGAAATATGA